One Marinifilum sp. JC120 DNA window includes the following coding sequences:
- a CDS encoding type II secretion system F family protein encodes MATFTYTAIKDGKQLSGEMEAADVTAVQRELSGQGARVLRVERKDGGPGEEQKGRVKSQSLFGKRISYKQVTSFTRQFATLLGSSLPLVRALSFLQDQNAGTVLGEVIGTINSRVREGMPLSRALSEYPKHFDTLYVSLVAAGEAGGMLDQAMDRLAFMREAQEDLRSKVSGAMIYPAIMFIAMVGAIITMMLLVVPRFAQMFSSMGQKLPVATRMLIGISDTLQQTWWLFPLFLVVVIPAWKKIGSTPAGRMRIDSVKLQIPALAPIVIQVSMARWCRTLGTLIGSGVPLLSALQSSAGVTGNVAVSKVVEKATAEVREGSKLATPLKESGVIPAYVTEMISMGEESGSLDTMLGKIAEHYEREVDQLVKNLTSMLEPVMILVMGAVVGFIVMAILLPVFQMQLMAG; translated from the coding sequence ATGGCAACGTTTACTTATACGGCTATCAAAGACGGCAAGCAACTTTCTGGCGAGATGGAAGCTGCTGATGTCACAGCTGTGCAGCGTGAACTTTCCGGGCAGGGAGCCAGAGTGCTGCGGGTGGAACGTAAGGACGGCGGGCCGGGGGAAGAACAGAAGGGAAGGGTAAAGAGCCAATCACTTTTCGGTAAGCGTATCAGTTACAAGCAGGTAACCTCTTTTACCCGCCAGTTTGCCACTTTGTTGGGATCAAGCCTTCCGCTTGTGCGGGCTCTTTCATTTTTGCAGGACCAGAACGCAGGCACTGTGCTGGGAGAGGTTATAGGAACCATCAATTCCCGCGTCCGCGAGGGCATGCCCTTATCGCGGGCCTTGTCCGAATATCCTAAACATTTCGATACGCTTTATGTCTCACTAGTGGCGGCAGGAGAGGCAGGCGGCATGCTGGATCAGGCTATGGATAGGCTGGCTTTTATGCGCGAGGCTCAGGAAGACCTGCGTTCCAAGGTTTCCGGGGCCATGATTTACCCGGCCATCATGTTTATAGCCATGGTGGGGGCGATCATTACCATGATGCTGCTCGTGGTCCCCAGATTCGCTCAGATGTTTTCCAGCATGGGCCAGAAACTTCCCGTTGCCACCCGTATGCTCATCGGTATTTCGGACACTTTGCAGCAGACATGGTGGTTGTTTCCTTTGTTTCTGGTGGTCGTTATCCCTGCATGGAAAAAGATCGGTTCCACCCCGGCAGGACGTATGCGCATTGATTCCGTCAAACTTCAGATCCCGGCTCTCGCCCCCATTGTCATACAGGTCAGCATGGCCCGCTGGTGCCGTACTTTGGGAACCTTGATCGGTTCCGGTGTTCCGCTCCTGTCCGCGCTTCAGTCTAGTGCTGGAGTTACCGGAAATGTGGCTGTCTCAAAAGTTGTGGAAAAGGCGACCGCCGAGGTCCGCGAGGGCAGCAAGCTGGCGACTCCGCTTAAGGAGAGCGGGGTCATCCCGGCATACGTGACGGAAATGATATCCATGGGCGAAGAGTCCGGTTCCTTAGACACTATGCTCGGAAAAATTGCTGAACATTATGAACGCGAGGTCGATCAGCTGGTCAAGAACCTCACCTCCATGCTGGAGCCGGTCATGATTCTGGTGATGGGTGCGGTGGTGGGGTTCATCGTTATGGCAATACTCTTGCCGGTGTTTCAGATGCAGCTTATGGCGGGGTGA
- a CDS encoding disulfide bond formation protein DsbA — translation MLKRIMLILSVAVMLSGCVNKQMLKEQIAEAIRENPQIVFDAMRERKMDMLVILEEGISEREKLKRAAQLEAEIQNSFKPRIWDGRPMLGNSDAPVTIVEYSDFLCPYCSKGASVVSKLAIEQPEKYRLIFKHLPMNEKSRELALVFEAVALFDKEKAYKFHDLVFERQREIYEDKSGAVLNRIIEEVGVDHDLLQKSLNSVQVQEYLLADEKEAREFKINATPTFLVNGVTVRGYLPAEKFEKKVDLILEKTTKNAAAEAQEGEACEDCLNQM, via the coding sequence ATGTTGAAGCGAATTATGTTGATTTTGTCGGTTGCTGTCATGCTTTCCGGTTGCGTTAACAAACAGATGCTAAAGGAGCAGATTGCCGAGGCCATTCGCGAAAATCCCCAGATTGTATTTGATGCCATGCGTGAGAGAAAAATGGATATGCTGGTAATTCTTGAAGAAGGCATAAGCGAGCGGGAGAAGCTTAAGCGTGCAGCCCAGCTTGAAGCGGAAATACAAAATTCTTTCAAGCCTCGAATCTGGGACGGAAGACCAATGCTTGGCAATTCTGATGCCCCGGTAACTATCGTAGAATATTCCGATTTTCTATGTCCTTATTGCAGTAAGGGCGCAAGTGTGGTCAGCAAGCTGGCCATAGAGCAGCCTGAAAAGTACAGGCTTATTTTCAAGCACCTGCCCATGAATGAAAAGTCCCGCGAGTTGGCCCTTGTTTTTGAGGCAGTAGCCCTGTTTGATAAGGAAAAGGCGTATAAATTCCATGATCTCGTTTTTGAACGTCAGAGAGAAATTTATGAAGATAAATCCGGTGCTGTTCTGAATAGGATTATTGAAGAAGTCGGCGTTGATCATGACCTGCTTCAGAAAAGTCTCAATTCTGTTCAAGTGCAGGAATATTTGCTGGCTGACGAAAAAGAAGCCAGAGAGTTCAAGATAAACGCCACGCCTACATTTCTTGTTAATGGCGTTACTGTGCGTGGTTACCTTCCTGCGGAAAAGTTCGAAAAGAAGGTTGATCTTATTCTGGAAAAAACGACCAAAAATGCAGCAGCTGAAGCTCAAGAGGGTGAAGCCTGCGAAGATTGTCTGAATCAAATGTAA